The genomic region CCAGCTCGCCGCCGCGTTCAACCAGATGGCGGCCGAGCTGGGCGCGGCCGACCAGCAGCGCCGCGAGCTGATCGCGAACGTCTCGCACGAGCTGCGCACCCCGATCACCGCGCTGCGGGCGGTGCTGGAGAACGTGGTCGACGGCGTCACCCAGCCCGACTCGGCCACCATGCGCACCGCGCTGGCCCAGACCGAACGCCTCGGCGTGCTCATCACCGAGCTGCTGGACCTCTCCCGCATCGACGCCGGCGCGCTCACCCTGGACCGCGAGCACTGGCCGCTGGCGCCGATCCTGGCCCAGGCGGTGGCCGAGACCGAGGTGATGACCGCGGTCGCGGGCCGGGGCGTGCGCTTCAGCATGTCGGTGGAACCGGACGCGGTGGTGCTGGCCGACCAGGTCCGCCTGCACCAGGTGCTGGTGAACCTGCTGGACAACGCGGCCCGGCACGGCCCGCCGGGCGGCCGGGTGTGGATCAGTGCCACCAGCGAGCCGGAGTCCACGGTGATCGAGGTCCGCGACGAGGGACCGGGGATCCCGGTGGCGGAACGGGACCGGGTGTTCGAGCGGTTCACCAGGGGCGAGCGCGCGGGGGGCGGCGGAACCGGGCTGGGCCTGGCCATCGCGCGCTGGGTGGTGGACCTGCACGGCGGCACGATCGCCGCGGTGGGGCCGGGTTCCGGGGGTTGCCGGATCCGGGTGATGTTGCCGAACTTGGCTGACTGACTGGGTTTTCGCACGGGCCGGGCCATGGTTGTGGCCGGGCTGATGACTGCTGCCTTGGGGATGATGATGAGCGGGAAAGCACGGGACGGCTGGGACCAGTCCGCGGAGCACGCGAAGGACGAGGGGGCCGGGGCCGGGGAGCAACCGGAGTCGGCGGCCGAGGCCGATGGGTCCGCGGGCGAGGCGGCCACCGAGGGCGAAGCCCCGGCCGACGAACCGGCCGAGGAGCCGCCAGCCGAACCGGAATCGGCCGAGGAGCCGCGCGCCGAGCCAGAATCGGCCGACTCCCCCGACCACAACGGCCAAGACCCCGTCCACGTTCGGCCAACACACGTGCCCGGGGGCGTGGTGACCGCTGCGGCTCCGGTGTTCGCGACGGTGGTGCCGCGGCCGTACGCGCCGGGGTCGGTGGTGGTCGCGTCGGTAGCGGTGGGGGTGGCCGGGGCGTTCGCGTTGCCGTTGGACCGGCCCGCCATCGGGTGGGTGGTGGTCGGGATCGTGGCGGCGCTGGCGGTGGGGCTGGTGGCGCGGCGGGACTCCGAGCTGGTGCTCTCCGGCGGGGAGCGGGCGATGCGCGGCGGGTGGCTGGCGCTGGCGATCGGGCTGCTGGCGGTGGGGGCGGTGCGGGACGCGGAGTGGCTGTTCGCGCTGTGCGTGCTGGGCGCGGGGGTGGCCGGGTCGCTGGCGGCCGGGGGCGGGAGGTCGTTCTTCGGGTTGTTCGCCGGCGCGTTCTCGGTGCCGGTGACCGCGCTGGTGCGGCTGGACTGGGTGATCCGGGGCGCGGCGGCGGTGCGGGTGCGCGGGGCGCGCGGGCGGCTGCTGGTGTCGATCGCGGTGTCGGTGGTGCTGCTGGTGGTCTTCGGCGCCTTGTTCGCGGGGGCGGATGCCGCGTTCGCCTCGCTGGTCTCCGCGGTTCTGCCCACTGTGGACGGTCCGGCGATCGTGCGCGGCGGCTTTGTGTTCTGGCTGCTGGTCTTCGGCACCGCGGGGGCCTGCCTGGTCGCGGTCAAGGGCGCGCCGGAGCGGGCGGAGCGGTCGGCCCGCACGGTCGGGCTGGTGGAGTGGGCGCTGCCGGTGGGCATGCTGGTGCTGCTGTTCGGCGGGTTCGTCGCGGTGCAGCTGGCCAGCCTGTTCGGTGGCGAGGCCTACGTGCAGCGGACCGCCGGGATGACCTACGCGGTGTACGCGCGCAGCGGGTTCTGGCAGCTCAGCGCGGTGAGCGTGCTCGCGCTGGCGGTGATCGGCCTGGCCACCCGGTGGGCGCCACGGGAACGTTCCGGCGAGCGGCTGTGGCTGCGGGTGCTGCTGGGCGCGCTGGCCGTGCTGACGCTGGTGATCGTGGCCTCCTCGGTCAGCCGGATGCTGGCCTACCAGGAGGCCTACGGGGCCACCGTGCTGCGGCTGCTGGTGCTCACCTGCGAGCTGTGGATCGGCCTGGTGTACCTGGTGGTGCTGGCCGCGGGCATCCGGCTGCGCGGGTCCTGGGTGCCGCGGATCGTGGTCACCTCCGGCCTGACCGTCCTCTTTGGACTCTCAGTGGCCAATCCGGAACACCTGGTGGCGGAGATCAACGTGGCGCAGCAGCGGCACCTGGACCTGAGCTACCTGCGGCAGATGTCCGCCGACGTGGTCCCGGTGCTGGACCGGCTGCCCGAACCGCAGCGCTCCTGCGCGCTGCGGACGATCAACTACACGCTGGCCGGGGCCGAGCCGGGCTGGCGGGAGTGGAACGCCTCCAGGGCCAGGGCCAGGGAGCTGCTCGCCGCCCGCCCGCACGACTCCTCAGCCAGCTGCGGCTACGGGGACCGGTACCCGTACTGACCGCTTCTTCTTGCGCTGCAACCACCATTCGGCGAACAGCAGGGTCAGCGTCCAGCCCAGCCAGGCGGTCAGCCCGGAGATCGCCTGGCCCAAGGCGATCTCGCTGCCGCCGAAGGTGGTCTCCAGCTGCGGCGCCAGCCACATGCCGATCGGGATGCCCCACAGGCGGTTGGTGATGATCGACATGGTCAGCGCGAAGCTGCGGATCATCCACTTGCGGTGGTCGCCGAAGCGGCGCTGCCAGGCCGCGCGCACCGCCAGCGCGGTGAAGGCCAGCCACAGCACCGCGAGGATCACGTTGCTCACCTGGTTGATCGGCCCGAACGGGCTGGCCACGCCGATCACGAACCCGCTCACCCCGGCCGGCAGCACGCCGGCGAAGACGTACACCCGGCCCAGGTACCGGTGCGCCAAGGGATACCGCTGCCGGAACCACGGCCACACCTGGAGGCAGCCGGTGATCATCGCGATCGAGGCCAGCAGCACGTGCGCCACCAGCAGCGGGTAGTGCCAGCTCGCGCCCTCGGGCGCGGGCACCCTGGTCTGGGCCGGGTCGAAGGTCAGGTACCTCGGCAGGGAGAACGCCAGGAACACGACCACCAGCACGAACAGCGGGGCCACCCAGGGCCGCCGCCACCACCGCACTGCCACCGGTTCCCGTCGCGCTGTCGCCACGTTCGTCATCTCCGCCCCCAGGCTCGCCCAACTTCTCGGAGATCACGTTAGGCAGCGGGCGGCCGGGTGCCGATGGCGTCAGACCGTGCTTCCGGGGTGGGCAAAGCCCTACCGCCGTTCAGCCGGTCCGGTCCGGCAGGTCCTCCGCGCCGGTGATCAGCATGCCGTCGGAGAACACCTCGTACCGGCCGCGCCCGGCCCGCTTCGCCTGGTACATGGCCACATCCGCGCGCCGCATCAGGTCGGCGGCGTCGGCCGCGCCGCGCGGGCTGTGCGCGATGCCGATGCTGGCGTTGACCCGCAGCTGCCGCCCGGCGATGAGCATCGGCTCGGCCAGCGCGTGCAGGATCCGCTGCGCCACCAGCACCGCGTCCCGCACCGTCTCCACCCCGGTGAGCAGCACCGCGAACTCGTCCCCGCCCAGCCGGGCGGCCACATCGGAGCTGCGCAGCTGGGCCTTGAGCCGTTCCGCGGTGCAGATCAGCAGGTTGTCCCCGGCGGCGTGGCCGAGGGTGTCGTTGACCGCCTTGAACCGGTCCAGGTCCACGAACAGCACCGCCACCCGGTCCGGCCCCGCGGTCAGCGGGCCGGGCTGGGTGAGCAGCTGGGAGAGCTGGTCCAGGAACAGGCCGCGGCTGGCCAGCCCGGTCAGCGAGTCGTGGAAGGCCCTGCGCATCTGCTCGACCGTGTTCGCGTCGGTCAGCGCCAGGCTGACGTGCTCGGCGAAGGAGCGCAGCATCTGCACGTCGGCGGCGGCGTAGCGGCGGGTGGCCTGGCCGGAGCCGATCAGCAGGCTGCCCGCGACCTCCCCGCTGTCGTAGACCGGCGCGGCCATCGCCGCACGCAGCCGCCCCGCGGTCAGCCGGTACAGCAGCGCGGACTCCGGCAGCCGCCCGTAGCGCACCACCACGTCCTCCACCAGCACCGCCTCACCCGCGGCCCCGGTCTCCACCAGGCGCACGCTGGCCCGCTGCTCCAGCAGGTCCGGGCGCAGGCCGACGCTGGCGGCCAGCCGCAGCTCCGCCGGCTCGGCCGAGTCGCGCAGCCACAGCCCGACGATGCCCGCGCCCAGCAGGTCGGCCGCGGCGCTGGTGATCATGTCCAGGATTTGCGGCAGCGGGCGGCGCCGGGAGATGGCCCGCTGCACCTCGAACAGGTGCTCCATCAGCCGCTGCCGCTGGCGCAGGGTGGCCACCAGTTCGGCGTTCTCCGCGGCCTGCCGTTCACCGCGCTCGCGCATCGCGTGCTCGGCCTGCAGGGTGCGCAGCATGGTCAGGGTCAGCTCCAGCAGCCGCGCCATGCCGCGCATCAGGTGCCGTTCCTCGACCGAGAACTCATCCGCCCAGCGCGCCAGCACCAGGTGGCCGGGATGGCTGCCGCCCCAGCTGGTCGACACCGCGTGCGCGCGACCGAGGCCGGGCACCTCCAGGTGCGCGCGTTCCTGCCTGGTCACCGCGAGCAGCTCGGCCACCGGCACGGTCCCGGCCGGGAACCCGATGCAGGCGGCCACCTCGGCGCCGAAGACCACCGCGGCCACCTCGGCCTCCAGCGCCTGCGCGGCCCGTTCCACCGCGCCGTGCACCGCGGAGTCCTCATCCGGGTAGGCCGAGACCACCGCCAGCAGCTCCAGCAGCTGCTGGCCGTGCAGGGCCGCGAGGGAGTCCGCCATCAGCCGAGCGCCAGCACCGCGAGTGTCTGGTTGTGGAAGCCGTCGATGCCGCGCACCCGCGCGATCTCGCCGGAGGTGTGGAACCCGCCGAAGGGCTTGCCGGCGCAGCGCGCGGCGAAGGTCTCGTTCTCCCTGCGGGTGCCGTCCACGCCGAGCACCGGCAGCAGCGCGCTACAGCTGAAAGTGACCAGCCCCAACGGTTCCGCGCCGCCGAGCCCGTCGATGGCCGCCGCGCAGGCCTCGTCCGCCGCGGCCAGCACCGACTGCTCGTCCCCGCACATCGCCCAGGTCAGGCAGCCGTGGTCGATCGCGCTGCCGCCGCTGATGGACCGGCCGTCCAGGTCGAAGCCGGTGGCCAGGTTGCGCGGCTGCACCCCGCTGCGCCGCTGCACGCCCAGCGGGCGCGGCAACGCGAACCGGGTGAACGCCGCGGGGTCGGTGTAGGCCTCCGGCGGCGCGCCCAGCCGGTCCAGGTAGACGTCCATGGCCGGGCGGTCGTCCAAGGTGTACACCCGGCCCTCGCCGGTGCTGGTGACGATCATCGGCTCGCCGAACTTGCGCCAGCCGTGCCGCACCGACACCGACAACGGCCCGGTCGAGGCGAGGGTGGCCGCCACCACCGCGTCGGTGTGCACCTTGCCGTCGTGCAACAGGAAGGTGCTCGCGCAGAGGTGGTTGCCCGCCTCCCGCCGCTCGGCCGCGGCCCCGCCGACCATCGGCACGCCCGCGCCGAGCACGCCGTAGCAGCCGCGCAGGATCGACTCCTGTTCCCGGACCAGGCTGTCGGTGAGCAGCAGCACCACCCGGTGCGGCAGCCCGGAGTCCTCCGCCACCGCGGCGGCCACCTCCGCCCCGGCCAGCCTCTGCCTGCCGGAGACGCCCTCGGCCACCGCCGTGGTCACCGCGAACCCCGGTCCACCGAAGGCGATAGCCACGATCGAGCTGCCGCGCGACCCGGCCGG from Crossiella sp. CA-258035 harbors:
- a CDS encoding ATP-binding protein — its product is MRKLRGWAAAVWDVLPRPLDPVRSIKLKLGLLVLGAVTVAMAFFWWQIEWIPPRTTITALLGVLIASQLIAHGMTKPLRDMTSAARSMAAGDYQRRVRATSKDEVGQLAAAFNQMAAELGAADQQRRELIANVSHELRTPITALRAVLENVVDGVTQPDSATMRTALAQTERLGVLITELLDLSRIDAGALTLDREHWPLAPILAQAVAETEVMTAVAGRGVRFSMSVEPDAVVLADQVRLHQVLVNLLDNAARHGPPGGRVWISATSEPESTVIEVRDEGPGIPVAERDRVFERFTRGERAGGGGTGLGLAIARWVVDLHGGTIAAVGPGSGGCRIRVMLPNLAD
- a CDS encoding DUF4153 domain-containing protein, translating into MTAALGMMMSGKARDGWDQSAEHAKDEGAGAGEQPESAAEADGSAGEAATEGEAPADEPAEEPPAEPESAEEPRAEPESADSPDHNGQDPVHVRPTHVPGGVVTAAAPVFATVVPRPYAPGSVVVASVAVGVAGAFALPLDRPAIGWVVVGIVAALAVGLVARRDSELVLSGGERAMRGGWLALAIGLLAVGAVRDAEWLFALCVLGAGVAGSLAAGGGRSFFGLFAGAFSVPVTALVRLDWVIRGAAAVRVRGARGRLLVSIAVSVVLLVVFGALFAGADAAFASLVSAVLPTVDGPAIVRGGFVFWLLVFGTAGACLVAVKGAPERAERSARTVGLVEWALPVGMLVLLFGGFVAVQLASLFGGEAYVQRTAGMTYAVYARSGFWQLSAVSVLALAVIGLATRWAPRERSGERLWLRVLLGALAVLTLVIVASSVSRMLAYQEAYGATVLRLLVLTCELWIGLVYLVVLAAGIRLRGSWVPRIVVTSGLTVLFGLSVANPEHLVAEINVAQQRHLDLSYLRQMSADVVPVLDRLPEPQRSCALRTINYTLAGAEPGWREWNASRARARELLAARPHDSSASCGYGDRYPY
- a CDS encoding DUF2306 domain-containing protein; this encodes MATARREPVAVRWWRRPWVAPLFVLVVVFLAFSLPRYLTFDPAQTRVPAPEGASWHYPLLVAHVLLASIAMITGCLQVWPWFRQRYPLAHRYLGRVYVFAGVLPAGVSGFVIGVASPFGPINQVSNVILAVLWLAFTALAVRAAWQRRFGDHRKWMIRSFALTMSIITNRLWGIPIGMWLAPQLETTFGGSEIALGQAISGLTAWLGWTLTLLFAEWWLQRKKKRSVRVPVPVAAAG
- a CDS encoding sensor domain-containing diguanylate cyclase, with protein sequence MADSLAALHGQQLLELLAVVSAYPDEDSAVHGAVERAAQALEAEVAAVVFGAEVAACIGFPAGTVPVAELLAVTRQERAHLEVPGLGRAHAVSTSWGGSHPGHLVLARWADEFSVEERHLMRGMARLLELTLTMLRTLQAEHAMRERGERQAAENAELVATLRQRQRLMEHLFEVQRAISRRRPLPQILDMITSAAADLLGAGIVGLWLRDSAEPAELRLAASVGLRPDLLEQRASVRLVETGAAGEAVLVEDVVVRYGRLPESALLYRLTAGRLRAAMAAPVYDSGEVAGSLLIGSGQATRRYAAADVQMLRSFAEHVSLALTDANTVEQMRRAFHDSLTGLASRGLFLDQLSQLLTQPGPLTAGPDRVAVLFVDLDRFKAVNDTLGHAAGDNLLICTAERLKAQLRSSDVAARLGGDEFAVLLTGVETVRDAVLVAQRILHALAEPMLIAGRQLRVNASIGIAHSPRGAADAADLMRRADVAMYQAKRAGRGRYEVFSDGMLITGAEDLPDRTG
- a CDS encoding FIST N-terminal domain-containing protein; the protein is MSANGVGADGRWLGVGSATGPDAAVAAFRAAASALTGEDPRLLLVFASVNYDPASVAEGLAMAAPGVPVIGCSSRGEISPAGSRGSSIVAIAFGGPGFAVTTAVAEGVSGRQRLAGAEVAAAVAEDSGLPHRVVLLLTDSLVREQESILRGCYGVLGAGVPMVGGAAAERREAGNHLCASTFLLHDGKVHTDAVVAATLASTGPLSVSVRHGWRKFGEPMIVTSTGEGRVYTLDDRPAMDVYLDRLGAPPEAYTDPAAFTRFALPRPLGVQRRSGVQPRNLATGFDLDGRSISGGSAIDHGCLTWAMCGDEQSVLAAADEACAAAIDGLGGAEPLGLVTFSCSALLPVLGVDGTRRENETFAARCAGKPFGGFHTSGEIARVRGIDGFHNQTLAVLALG